A window from Athene noctua unplaced genomic scaffold, bAthNoc1.hap1.1 HAP1_HAP1_scaffold_612, whole genome shotgun sequence encodes these proteins:
- the LOC141955777 gene encoding zinc fingers and homeoboxes protein 1-like: MLACPQLPRLKLGHSTSPPAPCSGGEHEAFSGRLPQAHYRQQDFEKALCEYSNCLLLLPPSNIAMRQDVQEGQAWCLCRLGRHKEALDIAEKMRSSATNTDHLTMVLNLQFSIYQGLENVEKKITCLQQLICLHPFNPWYWKLLAEVYMSLLQSLSSSVIPETNINQSEEVIVRGGSFKTSTGREINLQPHRSDSQKEDAWSGLATETKSENAVTCSSSQAVKEFLCASEELERMDEGEHTASESWEQNMSKKVGIKACASFIRARLLLQLTRLQQSSFALENNIEGQKEIDDKVARLGFGENSLLLMIK, translated from the exons ATGCTAGCCTGCCCCCAGTTACCGAGGTTGAAGCTGGGTCACAGCACCTCACCACCAGC cccatgCAGCGGGGGAGAGCATGAGGCCTTCTCAGGGCGCCTGCCCCAGGCACACTACCGGCAGCAGGACTTTGAG AAAGCCCTGTGTGAATATTCAAACTGCTTACTACTCTTACCTCCCAGTAACATTGCAATGAGACAAGATGTCCAAGAGGGCCAGGCTTGGTGTTTATGTCGCTTAGGAAGGCATAAGGAGGCTCTGGATATTGcagaaaaaat gAGAAGCAGTGCTACTAACACAGATCACTTAACAATGGTTCTCaacctgcagttttccatttaccagggtctggaaaatgtagaaaaaaagatcacatgcCTGCAGCAACTGATCTGCTTACATCCTTTCAACCCTTGGTACTGGAAGTTACTTGCTGAAGTTTATATGAGCCTTTTACAGAGCTTGTCTTCATCAGTCAttccagaaacaaatataaatcagTCTGAAGAGGTTATTGTAAGGGGTGGTAGTTTCAAAACATCGACTGGAAGAGAGATTAATTTGCAGCCTCACAGATCAGACAGCCAGAAAGAAGACGCTTGGTCCGGCCTTGCTACAGAAACCAAGAGTGAGAATGCAGTGACTtgtagcagcagccaggctgtaaaAGAATTCCTCTGCGCTTCAGAAGAACTGGAAAGGATGGACGAAGGGGAACACACAGCCTCTGAGTCCTGGGAGCAGAACATGTCGAAGAAAGTTGGGATAAAGGCATGTGCCTCATTTATTAGAGCAAG gcttttaCTTCAGCTTACTCGGTTACAGCAGTCATCCTTTGCGTTAGAAAATAACATAGAAGGTCAAAAAGAAATTGATGACAAAGTGGCACGACTTGGTTTCGgtgaaaactccttgctgttgaTGATCAAG